A genomic stretch from Ovis canadensis isolate MfBH-ARS-UI-01 breed Bighorn chromosome 5, ARS-UI_OviCan_v2, whole genome shotgun sequence includes:
- the CXXC5 gene encoding CXXC-type zinc finger protein 5 isoform X2 gives MSSLSSSPQDTGGSSSSSTNGSSGPKAGAADKSAAVAAAAPASVADDAPPPERRNKSGIISEPLNKSLRRSRPLSHYSSFGGSGGSGGGSMMGGESAEKAAAAAASLLANGHDLAAAMAVDKSNSTSKHKSGAVASLLSKAERATELAAEGQLTLQQFAQSTEMLKRVVQEHLPLMSEAGAGLPDMEAVAGAEALNGQSDFPYLGAFPINPGLFIMTPAGVFLAESALHMAGLAEYPMQGELASAISSGKKKRKRCGMCAPCRRRINCEQCSSCRNRKTGHQICKFRKCEELKKKPSAALEVTAP, from the coding sequence ATGTCGAGCCTCAGCAGTAGCCCCCAGGACAccggtggcagcagcagcagcagcaccaatggCAGCAGTGGCCCAAAGGCGGGAGCGGCAGACAAGAGTGCGGCGGTGGCCGCTGCTGCGCCAGCCTCGGTGGCAGATGATGCCCCACCCCCCGAGCGGCGGAACAAGAGCGGCATCATCAGTGAACCCCTCAACAAGAGCCTGCGCCGCTCCCGCCCCCTCTCCCACTACTCTTCATTTGGGGGCAGCGGCGGCAGTGGCGGTGGCAGCATGATGGGCGGGGAGTCAGCCGAAAAGGCGGCTGCAGCCGCCGCCTCCCTGTTGGCCAACGGGCACGACCTGGCGGCGGCCATGGCTGTGGACAAAAGCAACTCTACCTCAAAGCACAAAAGCGGTGCTGTGGCCAGCCTGCTGAGCAAGGCGGAGCGCGCCACGGAGCTGGCGGCCGAGGGACAGCTGACACTGCAGCAGTTTGCGCAGTCCACGGAGATGTTGAAGCGCGTGGTGCAGGAGCACCTACCGCTGATGAGCGAAGCGGGCGCCGGCCTGCCCGACATGGAGGCTGTGGCGGGTGCCGAAGCCCTCAATGGCCAGTCCGACTTCCCCTACCTGGGCGCCTTTCCCATCAACCCGGGCCTCTTCATCATGACCCCCGCGGGCGTGTTCCTGGCTGAGAGCGCGCTGCACATGGCCGGCCTGGCTGAGTACCCCATGCAGGGAGAGCTGGCCTCCGCCATCAGCTCCGGCAAGAAGAAGCGGAAACGCTGCGGCATGTGTGCGCCCTGCCGGCGGCGCATCAACTGCGAGCAGTGCAGCAGTTGTAGGAACCGAAAGACTGGCCATCAGATTtgcaaattcagaaaatgtgaggAACTCAAAAAGAAGCCTTCCGCTGCTCTGGAGGTAACGGCGCCTTAG
- the CXXC5 gene encoding CXXC-type zinc finger protein 5 isoform X1, with product MSSLSSSPQDTGGSSSSSTNGSSGPKAGAADKSAAVAAAAPASVADDAPPPERRNKSGIISEPLNKSLRRSRPLSHYSSFGGSGGSGGGSMMGGESAEKAAAAAASLLANGHDLAAAMAVDKSNSTSKHKSGAVASLLSKAERATELAAEGQLTLQQFAQSTEMLKRVVQEHLPLMSEAGAGLPDMEAVAGAEALNGQSDFPYLGAFPINPGLFIMTPAGVFLAESALHMAGLAEYPMQGELASAISSGKKKRKRCGMCAPCRRRINCEQCSSCRNRKTGHQICKFRKCEELKKKPSAALEKVMLPTGAAFRWFQ from the exons ATGTCGAGCCTCAGCAGTAGCCCCCAGGACAccggtggcagcagcagcagcagcaccaatggCAGCAGTGGCCCAAAGGCGGGAGCGGCAGACAAGAGTGCGGCGGTGGCCGCTGCTGCGCCAGCCTCGGTGGCAGATGATGCCCCACCCCCCGAGCGGCGGAACAAGAGCGGCATCATCAGTGAACCCCTCAACAAGAGCCTGCGCCGCTCCCGCCCCCTCTCCCACTACTCTTCATTTGGGGGCAGCGGCGGCAGTGGCGGTGGCAGCATGATGGGCGGGGAGTCAGCCGAAAAGGCGGCTGCAGCCGCCGCCTCCCTGTTGGCCAACGGGCACGACCTGGCGGCGGCCATGGCTGTGGACAAAAGCAACTCTACCTCAAAGCACAAAAGCGGTGCTGTGGCCAGCCTGCTGAGCAAGGCGGAGCGCGCCACGGAGCTGGCGGCCGAGGGACAGCTGACACTGCAGCAGTTTGCGCAGTCCACGGAGATGTTGAAGCGCGTGGTGCAGGAGCACCTACCGCTGATGAGCGAAGCGGGCGCCGGCCTGCCCGACATGGAGGCTGTGGCGGGTGCCGAAGCCCTCAATGGCCAGTCCGACTTCCCCTACCTGGGCGCCTTTCCCATCAACCCGGGCCTCTTCATCATGACCCCCGCGGGCGTGTTCCTGGCTGAGAGCGCGCTGCACATGGCCGGCCTGGCTGAGTACCCCATGCAGGGAGAGCTGGCCTCCGCCATCAGCTCCGGCAAGAAGAAGCGGAAACGCTGCGGCATGTGTGCGCCCTGCCGGCGGCGCATCAACTGCGAGCAGTGCAGCAGTTGTAGGAACCGAAAGACTGGCCATCAGATTtgcaaattcagaaaatgtgaggAACTCAAAAAGAAGCCTTCCGCTGCTCTGGAG AAGGTGATGCTTCCGACGGGAGCCGCCTTCCGGTGGTTTCAGTGA